The Planococcus donghaensis genome contains a region encoding:
- a CDS encoding transcription repressor NadR, with translation MKKLLGEQRRQFLLEKIKTANEPITGSDLAALTNVSRQVIVGDMTLLKAKGEPIIATSQGYLYLMDRTTEKASRRIACRHLAEDTELELKLLVEAGVTVIDVSIEHPVYGELTAGVHVSNVQEVEAFMKRIRDTGASYLLELTDGTHLHTITGPDNETLDQAVNAMREHGFLLEDSE, from the coding sequence ATGAAAAAATTATTAGGTGAACAACGGCGCCAATTTTTGCTCGAAAAAATTAAAACGGCAAACGAACCGATAACCGGCAGTGATTTGGCTGCTCTTACCAACGTATCTCGGCAAGTGATTGTAGGGGATATGACTTTGCTAAAAGCAAAAGGCGAACCAATCATCGCTACGAGCCAAGGGTATTTGTATTTAATGGACCGTACGACAGAAAAAGCAAGTCGACGCATTGCTTGTCGTCACCTAGCCGAAGACACTGAACTAGAATTGAAGCTATTAGTCGAAGCAGGGGTTACTGTTATAGATGTGTCGATTGAGCATCCCGTATATGGTGAATTAACTGCAGGCGTTCATGTATCGAACGTTCAAGAAGTAGAAGCCTTTATGAAACGCATACGTGATACAGGAGCTAGTTATTTGCTCGAGCTAACAGATGGGACGCACCTTCACACCATTACTGGGCCAGACAACGAGACCCTTGACCAAGCTGTAAACGCAATGCGGGAGCACGGGTTTTTATTAGAAGACAGCGAATAA
- the ruvA gene encoding Holliday junction branch migration protein RuvA, with protein MYDYIKGTVTRVTPEYLVIEQQGIGWQIFAPNPYSFGTEDLQVFLHHHVREDAQLLFGFPTFEQRELFRKLISVSGIGPKGALAILASGQPQHVIEAIEQENESYLVKFPGVGKKTARQMILDLKGKLTEFFGDSLGVEDTSNLLSNDQLELEEAMLALGALGYSEREINKVKPQLRDLDLDTEGFMKKALQLLLKQN; from the coding sequence ATGTACGATTACATAAAAGGCACGGTGACACGCGTAACGCCTGAATATTTAGTAATAGAACAACAAGGAATTGGCTGGCAAATCTTTGCGCCAAATCCGTATTCATTTGGCACAGAGGATTTGCAAGTGTTTTTGCATCATCATGTACGTGAAGATGCTCAATTGTTATTTGGTTTTCCAACTTTCGAGCAGCGGGAATTATTTCGTAAACTAATTTCGGTTTCTGGTATCGGTCCAAAAGGGGCATTAGCCATTTTAGCGAGCGGACAACCGCAACATGTCATCGAAGCGATCGAACAGGAAAATGAATCGTATTTAGTGAAATTCCCAGGAGTCGGTAAGAAAACAGCTCGTCAAATGATTTTGGATCTAAAAGGCAAGCTTACTGAGTTTTTCGGAGATTCGTTAGGCGTGGAAGACACGAGTAACTTGCTATCTAACGACCAACTAGAACTTGAAGAAGCAATGTTGGCACTCGGAGCTCTTGGCTATTCAGAACGGGAAATCAATAAAGTAAAACCGCAATTACGTGATTTGGATTTAGATACAGAAGGCTTTATGAAAAAAGCGTTGCAGTTATTACTTAAACAAAACTGA